The genomic segment CGTTCGACTTGCTGTTAATCGACTCGATGTTGTAGTCGTTGTAGATCAGCTTGGTCACCGGGTCGGCGGCCTTGGCCCGCCGGAACGCCAGCTCGATGTACGAGTTGCCGATCACGTTCTGGAACACGCTGGCCCGCCGCGTCCCGTTCTCCTCAAACGCCTCGTTCACCACATCCCAGGCGTAGATCTGGCCATCCGACCAGTGGTTCATCACCTTGTCGATGTGGTTGTACATCACATTGGTCAGCGTGGTGCTGTTCCAGCTGCCGTTGGCCACCCAGTTGGGCAGCTGGTTGTGCCACACCAGCGTGTGGCCGTGCACCTTCTGGTTGTTCGCCTGCGCGAAGTTGACCAGCGTGTCGGCCCCGCCAAAATTGAAGCTGTTCTGCGATGACTCGGTCGCGTCCCACTTCATAGCGTTCTCGGGCGTCACGAAGTTGAACTCGGTGCGTGCCACCTCCTGGTACTGGGCCGCGTCGCTGGCGGTGTTGAAGTTGCTCATGGCCGCGTAGCCGATCAGGAAGTCGCCCGCCAGGTTGCGCAGGCGCTCGCCTGTGGGCGCAGCCGAGGCAGGCGCGGCGAGATTCGCCGCAGCGACGCCCACCAGGGCCACCATGGCCACAATGCGGTTCGCCTTCTTTGGAACATTCCACATGGTCGTCTCCTTTGATCCCATTCCTCAAACGGCGCTGGCTGGCTCACCGCAGTGGGAGCCACACAGCGTGTGGGCTACTCGATCTGGCAGGGCACGCTATTGATGGTGAAACGGGCTGGCGGGTCGTTCGTGCCGCTGTATGTCCCGCCGATATGCGCCCCACGGGCATCGTGGACATACAGATCTTGAAATGAGAACACCCCATAAAACGCGACATGGCGACCGCTCTGACCGCCGATCATGCTCGACGAATGCCATGTCATCTGCTGATCGCCCGGGAAATCCCACTCCAGCCGCCAAGATGGAATGGTGACTGATCCGGTGTTCCGCATATACACGTATGCCTCAAACGTGCTGTCGCTCTGGCTGACCATGGTGTACGAGACAGCGCAGCTATATTCAGGCGTGACCGTATAGGTCGCGTAGATCGATGTCGGCGTCGGCGTCTCCGGCGGAGTCGGCGTTGTCGTATAGGTGGCGTAGGGCGGCGTCGGCGTGGGTGTCGGTGATGCGACACTTGTCCTCGGCGCTGTTGGCGTGGGCGTAGGCGACCAGCGCCACGGCGGGATGGTCGCGGTACGCGGCGGCGTGGCCGCAGGCGTGGGCGTCGCAGGCGCGCTGGCCGTGGCGGACAGCGCAGCTGCCAGCGGGTGAGCGCCGCCCTCCATCGCTATATAGTTTGGCGGGTACTGCATCGGTACGCCGCCCATCGCAACAGCCGTCTTTGCCATCACAACCTCAATGCCGATCATCGTGAACAAAACCGCCAGTCGGATACCTGAATCACGAAAGCCCTTCATCGTGCCCTCCTTGATTCTTATCCTCGCGCAGGCCACGCCATACGCGGCCTGCAGCGTCGGCTGTTGCTACGGTGCTAGCGCGCACGCCGTTCCGTTCAGCGTGAAGCCCGCTGGGGCGCTGTTGGTGCCGCTGTAGCTGGCCTGGAAGCCAAAGCTGGTGCTGCCGCCCGCCGGGATGCTGGCGTTGTAGCCCGCATCTTTGGCGCTCACGCTCGCGCCGGTCTGGGTCAGCGTGGTGCTCCAGGCGTTCGTGATCTTCTGGTTGCCGCCAAACGTCCAGGCCAGCGTCCAGCCGCCAATCGCGCTCGTACCGGTGTTCTTCACCGACACCGTCGCCGTGAAGCCGGTGGTCCACTGGTTGACCACATAGCTCACCTGGCAGGCCACGCCAGCCACCGGCGTAGCAGTGACGGTGGGCGTCCAGGTGGGCGTGGCGGTGCGGGTGGGCGTGGCCGTGGCCGTGGCCGTGCCTACGGTGGCGGTGGCTATGCTGGTGGGCGTGGCCGTGCCCGTGGTAGCGGTTGCACTCGGCGTGGCGGTGCGGGTGGGCGTGGCGGTGCGGGTGGGCGTCGGCGTGCTGGTCAGCGCCGCGCCGGTCGGCTCGCTGCCCCACACCAGCTGGCCAGCGCGGTAGAGCGTGATGTGGCTGGCATCCGCGAAGCTGTCGTTGGTGGTGTACGAGTAGTCGTCTAGCTCGTTGGTGGCGCTCCAGTCGCTCTTGTGCGCGCTCAGCTGGATCTCGCCGGTCGCGCCGTAGGGCTGGATGATGAAGCTGCTGGTCGGGAATGTCACCTCAAGGTAGCTGTCCGCGCCGCCCACCGGCGAGGCCAGCCGCACCACCTTGCTGCTCACCGCGCCGCAGCCCACCTGCGACCACAGGCAGGAGGATGAAAGCTCCTGCGGGCCGTCGGCGGTGAACCAGTAGCGGATGGTCAGCTCGCTCAGCGGCACGGTCAGGTTCAGGTTGGTGTTTACCACCTGCAGATCTGGGCCTACCACACCGTCGGCGGGGTCGGTGTTGTAGCGCTTGTGCTGCACCCGCAGGATGCTGGCCGGGTTGACCGTGGGCGTGGCGGTGCGGGTAGCCGTGGGCGTGTTCGTCGGGCCGCCGGGCGTGGCCGTGGGGCCTGCGTACACGTTTTTGGCCTGCATGCGCTGGGCGTGCTGGCGGAACACCGCCAGCTCGGGCGAGCTGGCATCCACGCCGAACTTGCCGTCGGAGGTCGGGGTGCGGTCGTCGTACCACCAGAAGGCCGAGCCGTCGCCGCCGCTCTGCTCGATCTCGTCGTAGAAGGCCGCCCACCAGTCGGCGCGCACGCCGGTGTGGCTGTTGAACTCGCCCATGAAGAAGGGCTTGCCCACCAGCGTGTGCGACTCGGTGATCCAGGTGCGCACCAGCGCCCGCGTCTGCGCGATCGTCAGGTTGGCCCAGGGCTCGGTGGGGTAGGGGTGCGACGAGGTGAAGTCGATGTAGGGCGACTGGTGGATGAAAACAAACGGGTTGCCCGAGTCGCCGCCGTAGCCGTAGCGCGTCTCCTGGCCCTCCATGCCCGTGCCGAGCATGTGCTTGCTATCGATCGACTTGATATATGCGCCCATCTCGTCGACCCAGGCGCGCAGCGTGGTGCCAGTGGTATTCTCATCGGGCGTGGCGTTGCGGTAGCGCGGCTCGTTCATCAGCTCCCACGCAAAGATCGTTGGGTCATCCTTATAGGCGATCCCGCTGTAGTGATTCACGCGATTGAGCGCGTAGCTGACATAGTTTTTATACTGCGTGAAGCAGCCCGGGCACTGCGCCTTGTTGAAGAACTTCCAGCGGTTCAGCTCGCCGCTGGTGATGCCCTCCCACTCCAGCCGCGTGTCAATGCCGCCGTAGGCCTCCCAGTAGTTCTCGAACACGGGGATAAGCTTCACCTCGTGCGCCCGCGCCGACTCGATGATGTAGTCGAACAGGGCGAACTGCGGCTCGGAGTAGACGCCCTTGGCGCTCTCGAAGCCGTGCCACTCTTCGTGGCTGAACATCCACAGGCGCAGCACCTTCACGCCGTCGGCCTGCAGGCGGGCGAAGTGGGCGTTGATCCGCGCCTTGTCCATCCACTGGGTCTCGGTGTCGCCATAGCTGCCGCCGTAGGTGAACATGTCGTAGGTGTTGGCCCCGGCGAAGTAGTAGTAGGAGCCATCCAGGCAGAAGTGGATGCCGCAGCGGTAGACAAACCCTGGCGCGGAGGCTGTCTGCGCCGAGGCGCGCAGCCCGCCGAGCACTACCGCCGTGGCCAGCACCGCCAGCACCAGCACCACCCTCACCCAAACCATACGACGGAGCATGGCCGTCCTCCTGAGTATCAAGTTGCCTAGCAAACGTGGGTACAAACAATCAGCTTTACTTTTCTTTCGCCAAAACAGCGCGAGAGAGGGCGCAGAGCCAAGGCCCCGCGCCCTCCCAGGCTACCTAGTTGCTCGTGCAGGCCGTGCCGTTCACGGTGAAGCTGGCGGGCTTGGCGTTGGTGCCGCTGTGGGCACCGATGAAGCCAAAGCTGGCCGTCCCACCAGGGGCGATGTTGTTGTTCCAGCCCGCGCCCACCGCGCTCACGCCCGCGCCCGTCTGGGTCAGCGTGCTGTTCCACGACTGGGTGACGGTCTGGCCGTTCGCGAAGGTCCAGGCCAGCGTCCAGCCGCTGATCGCGCTGGTGCCGGTGTTCTTGATCGTCACGTCGGCCTGGAAGCCGGTGTTCCACTGGTTGGTGATCGTGTAGGTCACCTGGCACGCGCCGGGCACCGCCGTGGGCGGCACCGTGGTGGGGGTGCTGGTCGGGCCAGTGGTCGGCGTCGCGGTCGGCGGCACCGGCGTGCTGGTCGGGCCAGTCGTCGGCGTGCGCGTCGGGGTGCTGGTCGGGCCAGTCGTCGGCGTCGCGGTCGGCGGCACCGGCGTGCTGGTCGGGCCAGTCGTCGGCGTGTTGGTCGGCAGCGCGGTCGCGGTCGGGGTCACCGGGGTACCGCTCGGCTCATTGCCCCACACCTTCACGCCGTTGTCGTACAGCACGATGTTCGAGACCTTCACCGGGGTCGCGCCCGAGGTGGTGGGGATGCCCGCATACGACCAGTCGTTGGTCGGATCCCAGGTGGCGGTGGTGTTGCCATCGGGGATGGCGATGCGGAACTGCACCTCGCGCTTGTGGGCCGACTGGCCGCCGGGGTAGATCTTCTGGCCAGCGCAGTCCACCGTCACATAGTAGATCGAGCCGGCGTACTGGGTCGGGCCGCTGATGCTGGTGCACTGGCTGTAGCCCGAGCTGACCGTGATCTGGCTGGGCGTCACGCCCGGCTCAAGCGTGAAGTAGTAGCGGAACGAGGCCTTGTCGAGCATGCGCGCGGGCCAGCCCGACTTGTTGATGATCAGGGCCTTGACCTCGGTGAACTTGGTGCTCGACGACTGGTTCAGCGCGGCCTGCACGAACATCTCGTCGTCGTCGCGGGTCTCCTTGCTGGGGAAGCCAGCCAGCGCGGTGCCGCCGTACTCCTGGTACATACGGGCCAGGGCGCTGGTGAAGCCAGCGTTGTAGTCGGTCGCGACCTCGTTGGCGGTATAGTCGCTGCGGCTGTCGGTGTAGGCATCGCTGGCGTTCGGGCCGCCCACCAGCGCGCCGTAGAGGATGTGGCGGCTCTCAACCGGATCGCCCATGCTATCCAGCCACGAGCCGTGCGAGGTGCGGTGGTGCGGCTTGGTGGGCGGGTTGGTGCCGAAGCCCACCACGTAGCTGCGCTTCTGGGGGTTGTCGCCCAGCGCGTAGTTGATCTGCTTGACCGCGAAGTCGTGGTAGCGCTGCTTCTTGGTCGCATCCGTCAGCTTGTCGCCGTACACGAAGGCGATGAAGGCGGTGTTCGCGGCGTAGCGCAGCGAGCCCCACTGGTCCACATAGATCAGGCCGCCCGGCGTGCGGGTGCCGCCGCCTACGCTCCAGTAGTCCAGCCAGCGCTCGGCATCATCCTTGTACTGCTGCTCGCCGGTGAGGTTGGCCATCAGCACATAGCTGCCGTAGCTCTTGTCATCCCAGGCCTGCGTCCAGCGGTACGAGCGGGTGGTGCTCTGCGGCTCGGTGCCCAGGTTGGCGTAGTAGGTCTTGGCCTTGGTCAGGTAGGATGCGTCGCCGGTGGCGCGGTAGAGCCATGCGGCGCCCCACACCAGCTCGTCGTTGTAGCCGCTCCACGACTTGTAGAAGGTGGCCGCGTCGGTGATGCAGTCGCTGTACGCGCCGCGGTAGGTGTCGGCGAAGCTGTAGAGCTGCTTGGCGTGGGTCAGCAGCGTGTCGGCGTAGGTCGGGTCGGTCGGTCGGAACACGATCGACGACGCGGCCATGGCCGCCGCCGTCTCGCCTGCCAGATCCGAGCCGGGGCAGCTGGCGCTGATCTTGGCCGATGGCCGCGCCATCTGCATCACCTCGGCAGGCCCCCACCACTGGTGGTCGGTGTTGCCCAGGCCCACCTGGCCATACAGCTCGTTGGGTGCGGTGTGCGCCTTGATGAAGTAGTCGTTCACAAAGCGCAGGTTGTTCAGCAGCGGGGTCAGCTGGCCGCTCTGCGTGTAGGCGTCGCGGTACTCGACCGCGCCCCAGGCCAGCAGCGTGGCCGAGGAGGCCATCGGGAAGCCGAACTTCACGTGGTCGCCTGCGTCGTACCAGCCGCCGGTCAGATCCTTGCCCACATCCGCGCCGTCGGTCAGGCCCGAGTTGCCGCGCCACTCCACGCGGTTCCAGCTGGGCTTCACGCCCGACTGCTGGGCTTCGTAGAAGTAGATCGCCTTCTGCAGGGCCTCGGCATAGTTGTATGTGGTCGCCGCCTGCGTACCCTGCGAGGGCAGGATGCCCAGCGCCACCGCGCAGACCGTCATCGCCAGAAAACAATTACGGAACCGAACCATAGGGTTTCTCCTACCAGCAAAAGCAACAAAGAGTGTGAACGATTTCTTGATTGTCCCAGATGCCCCGCCAGGGGCGCTATGTTCTCCACGCTATCTCAAGGGCACCGTTCTCTGCGAGAACCTCCTTACAAAAGAGCCAAGAGACGTGTTGTTCTCCCATGCTATTGTCTCTTCCTGCACCCCGGTGTGTTGCACCTCCTCGTACGATGCCAATGCGGGAATCTCGCTCTATCTTAGGTGGCCAATGTCACGTAAGCGTCACGGCAAGCGTTACGAGGCTCGTCACTATCCAACTCATTTTTAACTTTTTGTCACAATCGGGCTTTTTAGGGCTAAACACCGACCTGGCCAAGAAATCGGCCCTTTGTATGACCGCTCAACCTTTGACAGGTCAAAAGAAAATGCTATACTTTCATGGTCAAAGTTGATCCCTCGTCCAATGGCGACACGCGCAATCTGCACTATCTGGCAAAGAGGTTTTTGTATGTCTTCCGAGGAACAGGCGTCGCCAAAACGCTGGTGGATTCTATTTGGCGTGAGTCTTGGCGTGCTGATGTCGACCATCGACGGCAGCATCGTCAATATTGCCCTGCGCACCCTAGTGCAGGAGCTGCATACCAGTTTCGCCATGGTCGAGTGGGTGGTGCTCAGCTACCTGCTGGTGATCACGGCGCTGCTGCTGGGGGTGGCGCGCCTGGGCGACATTCTGGGCAAAAAGCGCATCTACACCGCCGGGCTGGCGATCTTCACCCTTGGCTCGCTGCTGTGCGGCATCGCATCCGACGTGGGCTGGCTGATCGCCTTCCGCGCGGTGCAGGGCATGGGCGCGGTGATGGTGATGGCGCTCGGCACGGCCATCGTCACCGAGGCCTTCCCGCCGCGCGAGCGCGGGCGCGCCCTGGGCATCGTGGGCAGCGCCGTGTCGGTGGGCGTGGCCATCGGGCCGTCGCTGGGCGGCGTGCTGCTGGGCACCGCAGGCTGGCGCTCAATCTTCCTGGTCAACCTGCCGATCGGCATCCTGGCCGTGGCCATTGTCTCGCTCACCGTGCCGAACACGCCGCCCGCCGCCGTGCGCCAGCGCTTCGACGTGGTGGGCGCGCTGGTGCTGAC from the Chloroflexia bacterium SDU3-3 genome contains:
- a CDS encoding cellulase family glycosylhydrolase, which encodes MLRRMVWVRVVLVLAVLATAVVLGGLRASAQTASAPGFVYRCGIHFCLDGSYYYFAGANTYDMFTYGGSYGDTETQWMDKARINAHFARLQADGVKVLRLWMFSHEEWHGFESAKGVYSEPQFALFDYIIESARAHEVKLIPVFENYWEAYGGIDTRLEWEGITSGELNRWKFFNKAQCPGCFTQYKNYVSYALNRVNHYSGIAYKDDPTIFAWELMNEPRYRNATPDENTTGTTLRAWVDEMGAYIKSIDSKHMLGTGMEGQETRYGYGGDSGNPFVFIHQSPYIDFTSSHPYPTEPWANLTIAQTRALVRTWITESHTLVGKPFFMGEFNSHTGVRADWWAAFYDEIEQSGGDGSAFWWYDDRTPTSDGKFGVDASSPELAVFRQHAQRMQAKNVYAGPTATPGGPTNTPTATRTATPTVNPASILRVQHKRYNTDPADGVVGPDLQVVNTNLNLTVPLSELTIRYWFTADGPQELSSSCLWSQVGCGAVSSKVVRLASPVGGADSYLEVTFPTSSFIIQPYGATGEIQLSAHKSDWSATNELDDYSYTTNDSFADASHITLYRAGQLVWGSEPTGAALTSTPTPTRTATPTRTATPSATATTGTATPTSIATATVGTATATATPTRTATPTWTPTVTATPVAGVACQVSYVVNQWTTGFTATVSVKNTGTSAIGGWTLAWTFGGNQKITNAWSTTLTQTGASVSAKDAGYNASIPAGGSTSFGFQASYSGTNSAPAGFTLNGTACALAP
- a CDS encoding endoglucanase is translated as MVRFRNCFLAMTVCAVALGILPSQGTQAATTYNYAEALQKAIYFYEAQQSGVKPSWNRVEWRGNSGLTDGADVGKDLTGGWYDAGDHVKFGFPMASSATLLAWGAVEYRDAYTQSGQLTPLLNNLRFVNDYFIKAHTAPNELYGQVGLGNTDHQWWGPAEVMQMARPSAKISASCPGSDLAGETAAAMAASSIVFRPTDPTYADTLLTHAKQLYSFADTYRGAYSDCITDAATFYKSWSGYNDELVWGAAWLYRATGDASYLTKAKTYYANLGTEPQSTTRSYRWTQAWDDKSYGSYVLMANLTGEQQYKDDAERWLDYWSVGGGTRTPGGLIYVDQWGSLRYAANTAFIAFVYGDKLTDATKKQRYHDFAVKQINYALGDNPQKRSYVVGFGTNPPTKPHHRTSHGSWLDSMGDPVESRHILYGALVGGPNASDAYTDSRSDYTANEVATDYNAGFTSALARMYQEYGGTALAGFPSKETRDDDEMFVQAALNQSSSTKFTEVKALIINKSGWPARMLDKASFRYYFTLEPGVTPSQITVSSGYSQCTSISGPTQYAGSIYYVTVDCAGQKIYPGGQSAHKREVQFRIAIPDGNTTATWDPTNDWSYAGIPTTSGATPVKVSNIVLYDNGVKVWGNEPSGTPVTPTATALPTNTPTTGPTSTPVPPTATPTTGPTSTPTRTPTTGPTSTPVPPTATPTTGPTSTPTTVPPTAVPGACQVTYTITNQWNTGFQADVTIKNTGTSAISGWTLAWTFANGQTVTQSWNSTLTQTGAGVSAVGAGWNNNIAPGGTASFGFIGAHSGTNAKPASFTVNGTACTSN